In one Nicotiana sylvestris chromosome 8, ASM39365v2, whole genome shotgun sequence genomic region, the following are encoded:
- the LOC138874714 gene encoding uncharacterized protein, with translation MTIKELEALELFAQWPERKVYIGANLSHDMKGDHISHSSDTFQILRKFNMKLNPEKCAFGVSSALKKKDQFEWIEECQQALKNLKSYLSNPSLLAKPKVGERLLIYLAVSEVAVSVVSVREDQGKQSPIYNVSKSLLDEETRYPQIEKLVLVLIMASRKLRPYFQCHPISIVTAYPLRNILHKHELSGRLAKWAIELSEYDITYQPRTAIKSQVFADVLVDFSQGMRLQAEKELQVYNRSNPGIWTLFTNGSSNVKGVCLGIVLVPPTGETIRQAIKCHSITNNEAEYEVVIAGLELAWELGINQIVIKSDLHLVVNQMLGTYIAREARLQ, from the exons ATGACAATTAAAGAACTGGAGGCTCTAGAGTTATTTGCACAATGGCCGGAAAGGAAAGTCTACATCGGGGCCAACTTAAGCCATgacatgaaag GGGATCATATATCGCACTCGTCTGATACATTTCAGATCTTACGAAAATTCAATATGAAGTTgaatcccgagaaatgtgcattcggcgtttcatcag CTCTCAAAAAGAAAGATCAGTTCGAATGGATTGAGGAGTGTCAACAAGCACTGAAAAACTTAAAGTCATACCTATCAAATCCGTCAttgctcgcaaaaccaaaggTTGGAGAGAGATTACTCATCTATCTGGCTGTGTCAGAAGTAGCAGTGAGTGTTGTTTCAGTtcgtgaagaccaaggtaaacaatctccaattTATAATGTTAGCAAATCATTATTAGATGAGGAGACACGGTATCCTCAAATAGAAAAGCTTGTACTTGtactaatcatggcatctaggaaactaaggccttattttcaatgccaccctatTTCCatagtaactgcttatccattgcgcaatatattacacaagcatgagttatcaggtagattagccaaatgggctatagaattaagtgaatatgacatcacaTATCAGCCCAGAACCGCAATAAAATCTCAGGTGTTCGCagatgttttggttgattttagccaagggatgcgactacaagcagaaaaagaattacaggtataCAACAGATCTAATCCAggaatttggaccttatttactaaTGGTTCATCCAATGTGAAGGGCGTATGTTTaggaattgttttggtaccacctacgggtgaaaccattcggcaagccataaaatgtcattctataactaacaatgaggcagagtatgaagttgtgattgcaggtttagagcTGGCATGGGAACTCGGCATTAATCAGATTGTGATCAAAAGTGATTTGCATCTTGTAGTTAACCAAATGCTAGGGACTTATATAGCTAGGGAAGCACGACTGCAGTAG